In Meiothermus ruber DSM 1279, the following proteins share a genomic window:
- the hemL gene encoding glutamate-1-semialdehyde 2,1-aminomutase, with protein sequence MHHSTARSEELFREAQQVIPGGVNSPVRAFKAVGGTPRFIARAQGAYLWDADGNQLLDYIGSWGPMILGHNHPAVVAAIQQALAEGLSYGAPTEREIRLAQRVREAYPSADLVRFVSSGTEATMSALRLARGYTGRDLIVKFRGNYHGHADSLLVQAGSGLLTGGGGSARSAPSSAGVPQAFAELTLVADYNEPQALEDLFQRYGEQIAAVIFEPVVGNAGVLIPTPAFLEALHRLTRQYGALLIADEVMTGFRLAKGGAVELLGLQPDLICWGKILGGGLPVGAYGGRAEIMQQVAPLGPVYQAGTLSGNPLSMAAGLATLETLFQDPPYARLEAYGAALEQGLQTLFAEAGLPVAINRVGSMITVFFREGPVQTYTEAVASDTERFKAFFHGLLQRGVYWPPSQFEAAFFSLAHGPQELDKTLEAIAQALKEPALLVR encoded by the coding sequence ATGCACCACTCAACTGCACGGTCTGAAGAGTTATTCAGGGAAGCTCAGCAGGTGATCCCTGGCGGGGTCAACTCGCCAGTACGGGCCTTTAAGGCTGTGGGGGGCACCCCGCGCTTTATCGCGCGGGCCCAGGGGGCCTACCTCTGGGACGCCGACGGCAACCAGCTCCTGGATTACATTGGCTCCTGGGGGCCCATGATTCTGGGGCACAACCACCCAGCGGTCGTTGCGGCCATCCAGCAGGCCCTGGCCGAAGGGCTGAGCTACGGGGCCCCCACCGAGCGGGAGATCCGGCTGGCCCAGCGGGTGCGGGAGGCCTACCCCAGCGCCGACCTGGTGCGCTTCGTAAGCAGCGGCACCGAGGCCACCATGAGCGCCCTGCGGCTGGCCCGGGGCTACACCGGGCGCGACCTGATCGTGAAGTTCCGGGGCAACTACCACGGCCATGCCGACAGCCTCCTGGTGCAGGCCGGCTCGGGCCTCCTTACCGGGGGCGGGGGCAGCGCCCGCAGCGCCCCCTCGAGCGCCGGGGTGCCCCAGGCCTTCGCCGAGCTGACCCTGGTGGCCGACTACAACGAGCCCCAGGCCCTGGAAGACCTGTTCCAGCGCTACGGCGAGCAGATCGCCGCGGTGATCTTCGAGCCAGTGGTGGGCAACGCGGGGGTGCTCATCCCCACGCCCGCGTTCCTCGAGGCCCTGCACCGCCTGACCCGCCAGTACGGGGCCCTGCTGATCGCCGACGAGGTGATGACCGGCTTCCGCCTGGCCAAGGGGGGCGCGGTGGAGCTTCTGGGCCTGCAGCCCGACCTGATCTGCTGGGGCAAGATTCTGGGGGGCGGGCTGCCGGTGGGGGCCTACGGGGGCCGGGCCGAGATCATGCAGCAGGTGGCGCCGCTGGGCCCGGTCTACCAGGCCGGCACCCTGAGCGGAAACCCGCTCTCCATGGCCGCCGGGCTGGCTACCCTGGAGACCCTTTTCCAGGATCCGCCCTACGCCCGGCTCGAGGCCTACGGCGCGGCGCTCGAGCAAGGCCTGCAAACCCTGTTTGCCGAGGCCGGGCTGCCGGTCGCCATCAACCGCGTAGGCTCCATGATTACGGTTTTCTTCCGCGAGGGGCCCGTACAGACCTACACCGAGGCCGTGGCCTCCGACACCGAGCGCTTCAAGGCCTTCTTCCACGGCCTGTTGCAACGGGGCGTCTACTGGCCCCCCAGCCAGTTCGAGGCCGCCTTCTTCTCGCTGGCGCACGGCCCGCAAGAGCTGGACAAAACCCTCGAGGCCATCGCCCAGGCGCTGAAAGAACCTGCCCTCCTTGTAAGATGA
- a CDS encoding NAD(P)-binding domain-containing protein, translating to MERLALIGVSQRRGGMEALTQWGEWWQHRTPELSALAEEWVPLLTCNRTEVVLALRAGVALEHARQALIPPELPRGYAYQGEAALEHLARVAASLDSVNPGEDQIMRQVRQAFEAAQKAGSVGPLTHFAFQSALKIAKRVRREVELAPAQTSLFSLARPALEALLPRPARVAVVGTGEMGSLAARSLAALPGIELFLVNRTPEKAQALAEALGARAMALSDFLKNPPELEALVAATPVAGLFGGSFFQAQPRLRVAVDLGMPANIVPEATRGVALFDLNLLERLGEERRARLQAELARAELIVAQELEQVLAEWAERAIAPAITQMREAYRRTLAELLGEQAEPELVERLAHRFAHFPVKGLRGLARRHGPEAAEVFLQEAGLWVDDSLRDGTGFAHHGDDPLRDGTSSVHHRDDSLRDGTGSLHPVDEARVGPVRQGVGRG from the coding sequence ATGGAGCGGCTGGCCCTGATTGGGGTATCACAGCGGAGGGGTGGGATGGAGGCCCTGACCCAGTGGGGTGAATGGTGGCAGCACCGCACCCCCGAGCTATCGGCCTTGGCCGAGGAGTGGGTGCCCCTGTTGACCTGTAATCGCACCGAGGTGGTTTTGGCCCTGAGGGCTGGGGTGGCGCTCGAGCACGCCCGGCAGGCCCTGATACCCCCCGAACTCCCCCGGGGTTATGCCTACCAGGGCGAGGCGGCCCTGGAGCACCTGGCCCGGGTGGCGGCCTCGCTCGACTCGGTGAACCCCGGCGAAGACCAGATTATGCGGCAGGTGCGCCAGGCCTTTGAGGCGGCCCAAAAGGCTGGAAGCGTGGGCCCCCTAACCCACTTTGCTTTTCAGAGCGCGCTCAAGATCGCCAAGCGGGTTCGCCGGGAGGTGGAGCTGGCCCCGGCCCAGACCTCGCTATTTAGCCTGGCCCGCCCCGCCCTGGAAGCCCTTCTGCCCCGCCCGGCCCGGGTGGCGGTGGTGGGCACTGGCGAGATGGGCAGCCTGGCGGCCCGCAGCCTGGCGGCCCTGCCCGGCATCGAGCTTTTTTTGGTGAACCGCACCCCCGAGAAAGCCCAGGCCCTGGCGGAGGCGCTGGGCGCTCGAGCCATGGCGCTCTCCGATTTTCTAAAAAACCCCCCCGAGCTCGAGGCCCTGGTGGCCGCCACCCCGGTGGCGGGGCTGTTTGGCGGTTCTTTTTTTCAGGCCCAGCCCCGGCTCAGGGTGGCGGTGGATCTGGGGATGCCGGCCAACATAGTCCCGGAGGCCACCCGGGGGGTGGCGCTCTTCGACTTGAATCTGCTGGAACGCCTGGGTGAGGAACGCCGGGCGCGCCTGCAGGCCGAGCTGGCCAGGGCCGAGCTGATTGTGGCCCAGGAGCTGGAGCAGGTTCTGGCTGAGTGGGCCGAGCGGGCCATTGCACCGGCCATCACCCAGATGCGCGAGGCCTACCGCCGTACCCTGGCCGAGCTGCTGGGTGAGCAGGCCGAACCCGAACTCGTCGAGCGGCTGGCCCACCGCTTTGCGCATTTCCCGGTGAAGGGCCTGCGCGGCCTGGCCCGGCGGCATGGCCCTGAGGCCGCTGAGGTGTTCTTGCAGGAAGCGGGCCTCTGGGTGGACGATTCCCTTCGGGACGGAACAGGTTTCGCGCACCATGGGGACGATCCCCTTCGGGATGGAACAAGTTCCGTGCACCATAGGGACGATTCCCTTCGGGACGGAACAGGCTCCTTGCATCCGGTGGACGAGGCCCGGGTGGGGCCTGTGCGCCAGGGGGTGGGCCGTGGGTAG
- the hemC gene encoding hydroxymethylbilane synthase: protein MGRVRIATRGSRLALWQAGWVQQQLERLGAQVELVVVETQGDRESRPFAQMQGQGFFTKAVQDAVLNWEADLAVHSFKDLPSARPEGLEIAAVPKREDPRELLLVRPEALDEAAPGLPLRSGALAGTSAARRQAQLRQLRPDLGLKELRGNVPTRVDKLRCGEYDAILLAYAGLKRLELDLSGLYTQVLPTTVLVPAPAQGALALECRSDDHRLKALLQPLDDPQARRTVEAERGLMQKLAGGCQLALGALAQAGPQGLMLLAWYGGRRYQAQAPTPEAVAQVVFDQIRAEHPEVVCESP, encoded by the coding sequence GTGGGTAGGGTGCGTATCGCCACCCGCGGCAGCCGGTTGGCGCTGTGGCAGGCGGGGTGGGTGCAGCAACAGCTCGAGCGGCTGGGCGCTCAGGTGGAGCTGGTGGTGGTGGAGACCCAGGGTGACCGGGAAAGCCGGCCCTTTGCCCAGATGCAAGGCCAGGGCTTCTTTACCAAAGCGGTGCAGGATGCGGTGCTGAACTGGGAGGCCGACCTGGCCGTGCATTCGTTTAAAGACCTGCCCAGTGCCCGGCCAGAGGGTTTGGAAATTGCCGCCGTGCCCAAAAGAGAAGACCCCCGCGAGCTTTTGCTGGTTCGCCCGGAAGCCCTGGACGAAGCCGCGCCCGGCCTGCCCCTGCGCTCAGGGGCCCTGGCAGGCACCAGCGCCGCGCGGCGCCAGGCCCAGCTCAGGCAGCTCAGGCCCGACCTGGGTCTGAAGGAGCTGCGCGGGAATGTGCCGACCCGGGTGGATAAGCTCCGGTGCGGAGAGTACGACGCTATTTTGCTAGCTTATGCTGGCTTGAAGCGGCTCGAGCTTGACCTGAGCGGCCTGTATACACAGGTGCTGCCCACGACCGTGCTGGTGCCGGCTCCAGCCCAGGGCGCGCTGGCCCTGGAGTGCCGCTCAGACGATCACCGTCTCAAAGCCCTGCTGCAACCCCTGGATGACCCCCAGGCCCGCCGCACGGTGGAAGCGGAGCGGGGGCTCATGCAGAAGCTGGCCGGGGGCTGCCAGCTTGCCCTGGGCGCGCTGGCCCAGGCCGGTCCGCAGGGGCTGATGCTCCTGGCCTGGTATGGCGGGCGGCGCTACCAGGCCCAGGCCCCGACCCCCGAGGCCGTGGCACAGGTGGTTTTTGACCAAATTCGCGCCGAGCATCCGGAGGTGGTATGCGAATCGCCCTAA
- a CDS encoding uroporphyrinogen-III synthase, with translation MRIALTQSEGRLEGLQERLEAMGLEVLRFPLVQTQTLPADLAPLDDCRWWLFTSVAAVRAVLELRGSLPGRALGAVGRATQQALEEAGGRVDLVAPEETAESLAEAFLALRPFGFVGLPQGNRARPVLAQRLREAGYVVRSVVVYQTQTLPWPSDGPVPELVLLTSPTGVEALPEAVGRKVHLLALGPTTAAALSERGFPHTVVPRPSVEAVLETVRYIRGELCSI, from the coding sequence ATGCGAATCGCCCTAACCCAGTCTGAAGGCCGTTTGGAAGGTTTGCAGGAGCGCCTGGAGGCGATGGGCCTCGAGGTGCTGCGCTTTCCGCTGGTTCAGACCCAGACCCTGCCCGCCGATTTAGCGCCGCTGGATGACTGCCGCTGGTGGCTGTTTACCAGCGTGGCGGCGGTGCGGGCGGTGCTCGAGCTGAGGGGTAGCCTGCCAGGTCGGGCGCTGGGGGCGGTGGGCCGGGCCACCCAACAGGCCCTGGAAGAGGCCGGCGGCAGGGTAGACCTGGTCGCCCCCGAGGAGACCGCCGAGAGCCTGGCCGAGGCGTTTCTGGCCCTCAGGCCTTTTGGATTTGTGGGGCTGCCGCAGGGCAACCGCGCGCGCCCGGTGCTGGCCCAGCGCCTGCGGGAAGCAGGCTACGTGGTGCGCAGTGTGGTGGTTTATCAGACCCAGACCCTGCCCTGGCCGTCCGATGGCCCTGTTCCCGAGCTGGTGCTGCTGACCAGCCCCACCGGGGTGGAAGCCTTACCGGAGGCGGTTGGGCGCAAGGTCCATCTGCTGGCGTTGGGCCCCACCACGGCGGCGGCCCTGTCCGAGCGGGGTTTTCCGCACACAGTGGTGCCGAGGCCCAGCGTGGAAGCCGTTCTGGAGACAGTCCGGTACATCCGAGGTGAATTATGCTCGATTTAG
- the hemB gene encoding porphobilinogen synthase codes for MLDLDNPEVQSLEAPPDLVRRPRRLRTSAALRESVAETHLRPTDFLAPFFITTGRDLAEPIATLPGIHRYSVDRFLLEVERALELGLRSLLLFGVLPDTWKDPFGQSAADPNGPVPTAIREARKAFGEDVVIYTDVCLCAHTTHGHCGVLKETPRGVQIDNDRSLPQLAAMALAHAEAGADFVAPSDMMDGRVGYLRRALDQAGHTGVGILSYAVKYASAFYGPFRDAAKSAPSFGDRASYQMDIRNAREALREAALDEAEGADMLMVKPALAYLDILARLRPQTQLPLVAYNVSGEYAMLKAAAQAGVLDEARAVRETLVAIKRAGADLIISYHAQEALAQGWI; via the coding sequence ATGCTCGATTTAGACAACCCCGAAGTGCAGTCCCTCGAGGCCCCGCCCGACCTTGTGCGGCGCCCGCGCCGTTTGCGCACCAGCGCGGCCCTGCGCGAGAGCGTGGCCGAGACCCACCTGCGCCCCACCGACTTCCTGGCGCCGTTCTTCATTACGACGGGTCGGGATCTGGCTGAACCCATCGCCACGCTGCCCGGCATTCACCGCTACAGCGTGGATAGGTTCTTGCTCGAGGTCGAGCGCGCCCTCGAGCTGGGCCTGCGCAGCCTGCTGCTTTTTGGTGTGCTGCCCGATACCTGGAAAGACCCCTTCGGTCAGAGCGCCGCCGATCCCAACGGCCCGGTGCCCACCGCCATCCGGGAAGCCCGCAAGGCCTTTGGCGAGGATGTGGTCATCTACACCGACGTCTGCCTGTGCGCCCACACCACCCACGGCCACTGCGGGGTGCTGAAAGAGACCCCTCGAGGGGTGCAGATCGACAACGACCGCTCGCTGCCGCAACTGGCCGCCATGGCCCTGGCCCACGCCGAGGCCGGCGCCGATTTTGTAGCCCCCTCCGACATGATGGACGGGCGGGTGGGCTACCTGCGCCGTGCCCTGGATCAGGCCGGCCATACTGGGGTGGGCATCCTCTCGTACGCCGTCAAGTACGCCAGCGCTTTTTACGGCCCATTCCGCGATGCGGCCAAGAGCGCCCCCAGTTTTGGCGACCGGGCCAGCTACCAGATGGACATCCGCAACGCCCGCGAGGCCCTACGCGAAGCCGCCCTCGACGAGGCCGAAGGGGCGGATATGCTCATGGTGAAGCCCGCGCTGGCCTACCTCGATATTCTGGCCCGCCTGCGCCCGCAGACCCAACTGCCTTTGGTGGCCTACAACGTGAGCGGCGAGTACGCCATGCTCAAGGCGGCGGCCCAGGCTGGGGTGCTGGACGAGGCCCGGGCGGTGCGCGAGACCCTGGTGGCCATCAAGCGGGCCGGGGCCGACCTGATCATCAGCTACCACGCCCAGGAGGCCCTGGCCCAGGGCTGGATCTGA
- a CDS encoding sensor histidine kinase, whose product MRSSRGWVWVAFGVVVVFLLAQVAWWLIFQRNTIQQNIEYAETAWLQEAALVQQLWAATAPEKREALRLELQKAFPHLEVEGERVYVNPERLQAYRTEQMRHLRMFAYEGPVFLLVMLLGLYIIGRSLQSEQEFKRRQQNFLMAASHEFRTPISTLRLLAQTLAMRELPREKQRTYLEHMIHEIDRMEDLTERLLATSRLAQGMGQIKPERHDLNQAVSRCLARQQQTLVARGAALHFEPSPTPLLVDLDPEAFGLVLSNLLDNAVKYSPQPEKPIWVRLHTKGGQAVLEVEDRGVGLSKGQLQQIFEPFYRVGDEQTRRTRGLGLGLYLVKSITELMGGRVWAEALPQGSRFVLSFPLVEAQGLVGERRPA is encoded by the coding sequence ATGCGCTCGTCTCGAGGCTGGGTCTGGGTGGCTTTCGGGGTGGTGGTGGTGTTCCTGCTGGCCCAGGTGGCCTGGTGGTTGATTTTTCAGCGCAACACCATCCAGCAAAACATCGAGTACGCCGAGACCGCCTGGTTGCAGGAGGCCGCGCTGGTGCAGCAGCTCTGGGCGGCCACCGCGCCTGAGAAGCGCGAGGCGCTAAGGCTCGAGCTGCAAAAAGCTTTCCCGCACCTCGAGGTCGAGGGCGAGCGGGTGTATGTCAACCCCGAGCGGCTACAGGCCTACCGCACCGAGCAGATGCGGCACCTGCGCATGTTTGCCTACGAAGGGCCGGTCTTCTTGCTGGTGATGCTGCTGGGGCTCTACATCATCGGGCGCAGCCTGCAGAGTGAGCAGGAGTTCAAGCGCCGCCAGCAGAACTTCCTGATGGCTGCCTCGCACGAGTTTCGCACCCCCATCAGCACCCTGCGCCTGCTGGCCCAGACCCTGGCGATGCGGGAGCTGCCCCGCGAAAAGCAGCGCACCTACCTGGAGCACATGATCCACGAGATTGACCGTATGGAAGACCTTACCGAGCGACTGCTGGCTACCTCGAGGCTGGCCCAGGGCATGGGTCAGATAAAGCCGGAACGCCACGACCTGAACCAGGCCGTCAGCCGTTGCCTGGCCCGCCAGCAACAGACCCTGGTGGCCCGTGGGGCCGCCCTGCACTTTGAGCCATCACCCACCCCCTTGCTGGTTGACCTCGACCCGGAGGCTTTTGGCCTGGTGCTTTCGAACCTGCTCGACAACGCCGTTAAGTACAGCCCACAGCCAGAAAAACCAATCTGGGTGCGGCTTCATACCAAGGGTGGGCAGGCCGTGCTGGAGGTGGAAGACCGGGGGGTGGGCCTGTCAAAAGGACAGCTACAGCAAATTTTCGAACCCTTCTACCGCGTGGGCGATGAGCAGACCCGCCGCACCCGCGGGCTGGGTCTGGGGCTTTACCTGGTCAAGAGCATCACCGAGCTGATGGGTGGCCGGGTCTGGGCCGAGGCCCTGCCCCAGGGCAGCCGCTTTGTGCTCAGCTTTCCCCTGGTTGAAGCCCAGGGGCTGGTGGGCGAAAGGAGGCCTGCGTGA
- a CDS encoding response regulator transcription factor: MKPKVLLVEDEPALAGALADNLEGEGYAVEVAPDGRAALERWAAWNPDLVVLDVMLPGLNGLQVCRQMRAQGQTTPVLFLSAKGAPEERVEGLRVGGDDYLAKPFHLPEFLLRVKNLLRRRAETPRAVYEFAGHRIDFRAWTAYLKDGRKEVLGEREMAILRLLIERAGQVVSRDEILDRVWGQEVFPSSRTIDNFVVRLRRLFEPDPARPVHLHTVWGVGYRFTPQPELKSETAFSKEPT, encoded by the coding sequence GTGAAGCCCAAGGTGTTGTTGGTTGAAGATGAACCCGCTTTGGCCGGGGCCCTGGCCGATAACCTCGAGGGCGAGGGTTATGCGGTGGAAGTCGCCCCGGATGGTCGCGCGGCTCTCGAGCGCTGGGCGGCCTGGAACCCCGACCTGGTGGTACTGGACGTGATGCTGCCGGGCCTGAACGGCCTGCAGGTCTGCCGGCAGATGCGCGCCCAGGGCCAGACCACCCCGGTGCTGTTCCTATCGGCCAAAGGGGCCCCCGAGGAGCGGGTCGAAGGGCTCAGGGTGGGGGGCGACGATTACCTGGCCAAACCCTTCCACCTGCCCGAGTTTTTGCTGCGCGTCAAGAACCTTCTGCGCCGCCGGGCCGAGACCCCAAGGGCGGTGTACGAGTTTGCGGGGCATCGGATCGACTTCCGCGCCTGGACGGCTTACCTGAAGGATGGCCGCAAAGAGGTGCTGGGCGAGCGTGAGATGGCGATTCTGCGCCTGCTGATTGAGCGGGCCGGCCAGGTGGTGAGCCGCGACGAGATTCTCGACCGGGTCTGGGGCCAGGAGGTGTTTCCCAGCAGCCGCACCATCGACAACTTTGTGGTGCGGTTGCGCCGGCTGTTCGAGCCCGATCCGGCCCGCCCGGTGCACCTTCACACCGTCTGGGGGGTGGGCTACCGCTTCACCCCGCAGCCCGAGCTCAAATCCGAGACTGCCTTTTCTAAGGAGCCAACTTGA
- the hemE gene encoding uroporphyrinogen decarboxylase, translating into MKNPTTTTSSPLFLRAAWGEDTPRAPLWLMRQAGRYLPEYRAIKARASFWEMVRTPELAAEITLQPLRRFPLDAAILFSDIMTPLPAMGVPIEFNPGPVVAEPLRTQAQLEALRLPEPQEIAPYVAEAIRLVRRELAGKPVALIGFAGAPLTLATYLVQGSGAKDYEEFRAFLRQAPHLAHQLLQKLTELTIRYLRMQIEAGAEAVQLFDSWAGLHDPDTYRTFGLPYNQKVLSALAGLGVPRIYLAVGASHLYPLLALLPCEAVSVDWRLSLAQVRPFFPAHTLQGNLDPAVLLAPLEVITQEAHKVLRAGLGGPHIFNLGHGVIRTTPPEHVAHLVEVVHQFNRHSEEPA; encoded by the coding sequence TTGAAAAACCCCACTACCACCACCTCGAGCCCACTGTTTTTGCGAGCGGCCTGGGGGGAAGATACCCCCCGCGCCCCCCTCTGGCTGATGCGCCAGGCCGGGCGCTACCTGCCCGAGTACCGCGCCATCAAGGCCCGGGCCAGCTTCTGGGAGATGGTAAGAACCCCCGAGCTGGCCGCCGAGATCACCCTACAGCCCCTGCGCCGTTTTCCGCTGGACGCGGCCATCCTCTTTAGCGATATCATGACCCCCTTGCCGGCCATGGGGGTGCCGATCGAGTTCAACCCGGGGCCGGTGGTGGCCGAGCCGCTGCGCACCCAGGCCCAGCTCGAGGCCCTGCGCCTGCCCGAACCCCAGGAAATCGCTCCCTACGTGGCCGAGGCCATCCGACTGGTGCGGCGCGAGCTGGCCGGTAAGCCCGTGGCCCTCATCGGCTTTGCCGGGGCCCCCCTGACCCTGGCCACCTACCTGGTACAGGGGAGCGGCGCCAAGGACTACGAGGAATTCCGCGCCTTTCTTCGCCAGGCGCCCCACCTGGCCCACCAACTCTTACAAAAGCTCACCGAGCTAACCATCCGCTACCTGCGGATGCAGATCGAGGCCGGGGCCGAGGCCGTTCAGCTTTTCGACTCCTGGGCCGGTCTGCACGACCCGGATACCTACCGCACCTTTGGCCTGCCCTACAATCAGAAAGTCCTGTCGGCCCTGGCCGGCCTGGGTGTGCCGCGCATCTACCTGGCGGTGGGGGCCTCGCACCTCTACCCCTTGCTGGCCCTGCTGCCCTGCGAGGCGGTGAGCGTGGACTGGCGCCTGAGCCTGGCCCAGGTGCGCCCCTTCTTCCCGGCCCACACCCTGCAGGGCAACCTCGATCCGGCGGTCTTGCTGGCCCCGCTCGAGGTTATTACCCAGGAAGCCCACAAGGTGCTCAGGGCTGGTCTGGGCGGCCCCCACATCTTCAACCTGGGCCACGGGGTGATTCGCACCACACCCCCCGAACACGTGGCCCACTTGGTCGAGGTGGTGCATCAGTTCAACCGACACAGCGAGGAACCTGCATGA
- a CDS encoding chlorite dismutase family protein: protein MNEKETREYREKETRRMVDLDPAGLVSRKAPDQAKRQFMNYAFFKLDPAFRRQSPEFVKAAKAEFAEVCERWAQRGEGFILRTYSLVGTRADVDFMLWRISFNVPDFQAMQRDLNRTALAGYLSQPYSFLSMQKRSIYVDRFNPEGEGVHLLPGQGQYLFVYPFVKTRPWYKLSPQARQGMMDEHIYVSAPFTGVTLNTSYSYGIDDQEFVVAFDSNYPQEFVDLVQRLRFTEASLYTLRDTPMFTCIKKDIREVLEDLA, encoded by the coding sequence ATGAACGAGAAAGAAACCCGTGAGTACAGAGAGAAGGAAACCCGGCGCATGGTCGATCTGGATCCCGCGGGCCTGGTAAGCCGCAAAGCCCCCGACCAGGCCAAACGGCAGTTCATGAACTACGCCTTCTTCAAGCTCGATCCCGCGTTTAGAAGGCAGAGCCCCGAGTTTGTGAAGGCGGCCAAGGCCGAGTTTGCCGAGGTGTGTGAGCGCTGGGCCCAGCGGGGCGAGGGCTTCATCCTGCGCACCTACAGCCTGGTGGGCACCCGGGCCGACGTGGACTTCATGCTCTGGCGCATCAGCTTTAACGTGCCCGATTTCCAGGCCATGCAGCGCGACCTCAACCGCACCGCCCTGGCCGGCTATCTGAGCCAGCCCTACTCCTTCCTCTCCATGCAAAAGCGCTCCATCTACGTGGATCGCTTCAACCCCGAGGGCGAGGGGGTGCACCTGCTACCGGGGCAGGGCCAGTACCTGTTTGTGTATCCATTTGTCAAGACCCGGCCCTGGTACAAGCTCTCACCCCAGGCCCGTCAGGGCATGATGGACGAGCACATCTACGTTTCGGCCCCCTTTACCGGCGTAACCCTGAACACATCTTACTCCTACGGCATCGACGACCAGGAGTTTGTGGTGGCCTTCGACTCCAACTACCCCCAGGAGTTCGTCGATCTGGTGCAGCGCCTGCGCTTTACCGAGGCCAGCCTCTACACCCTTCGCGATACCCCCATGTTTACCTGCATTAAAAAGGACATCCGCGAGGTGCTGGAGGATCTGGCCTGA
- the hemH gene encoding ferrochelatase — MNVLLMAYGTPYRQEEIEPYYTDIRRGRPPSPELLAELAERYHLIGRSPLSEITYAQAVRLEAALNATLPLYPQPFQSSPGPRVRGPARVYLGTKHWHPFIAEAVQAMAQDGVKQAVGIVAAPHFSSRSIAEYREKVEKALAELGHPFRFRLVEAYPDHPGYIQALAHRVLEQVWRLREPGRALFLFTAHSIPEKSAQDGVYQAQVRTTAERVAQKLGLAHWDTAWQSAGRTPEPWIGPDVNERLEEAAAQGYQEVVVTAVGFPSDHLEVFYDLDYEAQNTAARLGLRLLRTRSLNADPDYIEVLRDLVVREWNAFELPKAETAGQHG; from the coding sequence ATGAACGTACTCTTAATGGCCTACGGCACCCCTTATCGGCAGGAGGAAATTGAGCCCTACTATACCGACATCCGGCGCGGGCGGCCCCCCAGCCCGGAGCTGCTGGCCGAGCTGGCCGAGCGCTACCACCTGATTGGGCGCAGCCCCCTGAGCGAGATCACCTACGCCCAGGCGGTGCGGCTCGAGGCCGCCCTGAACGCCACCCTGCCCCTCTACCCGCAGCCTTTTCAGAGTTCCCCCGGCCCCCGCGTGCGCGGCCCGGCGCGGGTCTACCTGGGCACCAAGCACTGGCACCCCTTCATCGCCGAGGCGGTGCAGGCCATGGCCCAGGATGGGGTTAAGCAGGCGGTGGGCATTGTGGCGGCGCCGCACTTTTCCTCCCGCAGCATCGCCGAGTACCGCGAAAAGGTAGAAAAAGCCCTGGCCGAACTGGGCCATCCTTTCCGCTTCCGGCTGGTGGAGGCCTACCCCGACCATCCGGGCTACATTCAGGCCCTGGCCCATCGGGTGCTCGAGCAGGTCTGGCGGCTGCGCGAGCCGGGGCGGGCCCTCTTCCTTTTCACGGCCCACTCCATACCCGAAAAATCGGCCCAGGATGGCGTTTATCAGGCCCAGGTGCGCACCACCGCCGAGCGGGTGGCGCAAAAGCTGGGTCTGGCGCACTGGGACACCGCCTGGCAGTCGGCGGGCCGCACCCCGGAGCCCTGGATTGGGCCCGATGTGAACGAGCGGCTCGAGGAAGCCGCCGCCCAGGGCTACCAGGAGGTGGTGGTGACGGCGGTGGGCTTCCCCTCCGATCACCTCGAGGTCTTCTACGACCTCGACTATGAAGCCCAGAACACCGCGGCCCGGCTGGGCCTGCGCCTGCTGCGCACCCGCAGCCTGAACGCCGACCCCGACTACATCGAGGTGCTGCGCGACCTGGTGGTGCGGGAGTGGAATGCTTTTGAGCTGCCCAAAGCGGAAACGGCAGGACAGCATGGCTAG